One window from the genome of Helicobacter pylori encodes:
- the ccoO gene encoding cytochrome-c oxidase, cbb3-type subunit II: MFSFLEKNPFFFTLAFIFVFAIAGLVEILPNFFKSARPIEGLRPYTVLETAGRQVYIQEGCYNCHSQLIRPFQAEVDRYGAYSLSGEYAYDRPFLWGSKRIGPDLHRVGDYRTTDWHEKHMFDPKSVVPHSIMPAYKHLFAKKSDFDTAYAEALTQKKVFGVPYDTENGVKLGSVEEAKKAYLEEAKKITADMKDKRVLDAIQRGEVLEIVALIAYLNSLGNSRINANQNAK; encoded by the coding sequence ATGTTTAGTTTTTTAGAAAAAAACCCGTTCTTTTTCACTCTTGCGTTTATTTTTGTGTTTGCGATTGCAGGCCTAGTGGAGATTTTGCCTAACTTCTTTAAATCCGCTCGCCCCATTGAAGGCTTACGGCCTTATACGGTTTTAGAAACAGCGGGGAGGCAAGTTTATATCCAAGAAGGTTGTTATAACTGCCATTCCCAGCTTATTCGCCCCTTCCAAGCTGAGGTGGATCGATATGGTGCGTATAGTTTGAGCGGGGAATATGCGTATGACAGGCCATTTTTATGGGGTTCTAAAAGGATTGGCCCTGATTTGCACAGGGTGGGGGATTATCGCACAACCGATTGGCATGAAAAGCACATGTTTGATCCTAAAAGCGTTGTGCCACACAGCATCATGCCCGCCTATAAGCATTTATTTGCAAAAAAGAGCGACTTTGACACCGCTTATGCAGAAGCTTTGACGCAAAAAAAGGTTTTTGGCGTGCCTTATGACACAGAAAACGGCGTGAAATTAGGGAGCGTAGAAGAAGCGAAAAAAGCCTATTTAGAAGAAGCTAAAAAAATCACAGCCGATATGAAAGACAAGAGGGTGCTAGATGCCATTCAAAGAGGTGAAGTGTTAGAAATTGTGGCTTTGATCGCTTATTTGAATAGCTTGGGTAATTCCAGGATCAACGCCAATCAAAACGCTAAGTAA
- the ccoN gene encoding cytochrome-c oxidase, cbb3-type subunit I — MQENVPLSYDYSISKLFLYAMVGFGIIGMLIGIVLAFELSFPNLNYIAGEYGIFGRLRPLHTNAVIYGFTLGGIWASWYYIGQRVLKITYHQHPFLKIVGLLHFWLWILILILGVISLFAGLTQSKEYAELMWPLDIIVVVVWVLWGVNMFGSMSVRRENTIYVSLWYYIATYVGIAVMYIFNNLSIPTYFIADMGSVWHSISMYSGSNDALIQWWWGHNAVAFVFTSGVIGTIYYFLPKESGQPIFSYKLTLFSFWSLMFVYIWAGGHHLIYSTVPDWVQTLSSVFSVVLILPSWGTAINMLLTMRGQWHQLKESPLIKFLVLASTFYMLSTLEGSIQAIKSVNALAHFTDWIVGHVHDGVLGWVGFTLIASMYHMTPRLFKREIYSGRLVDFQFWIMTLGIVLYFSSMWIAGITQGMMWRDVDQYGNLTYQFIDTVKVLIPYYNIRGVGGLMYFVGFIIFAYNIFMTITAGKKLEREPNYATPMSR; from the coding sequence ATGCAAGAAAATGTGCCTTTGAGTTATGATTATTCCATTAGCAAATTGTTTCTTTATGCGATGGTTGGCTTTGGGATAATAGGCATGTTAATAGGGATTGTGTTAGCCTTTGAATTGTCTTTCCCTAACTTGAATTACATTGCAGGGGAGTATGGTATTTTTGGCCGCTTACGCCCTTTACACACCAATGCGGTGATCTATGGTTTTACCCTTGGGGGGATTTGGGCGAGTTGGTATTATATCGGTCAAAGGGTGCTTAAAATCACTTATCACCAACACCCCTTTTTGAAAATTGTAGGGTTATTGCATTTTTGGCTTTGGATTCTTATTTTAATTCTAGGGGTCATTAGCTTGTTTGCTGGTCTTACTCAATCTAAAGAATACGCTGAATTGATGTGGCCTTTAGATATTATTGTGGTTGTGGTATGGGTGCTATGGGGGGTTAATATGTTTGGGAGCATGAGCGTTAGAAGAGAAAATACCATTTATGTGTCTTTATGGTATTACATCGCTACTTATGTGGGCATAGCAGTGATGTATATCTTCAATAACCTTTCTATCCCTACTTATTTTATCGCTGATATGGGGAGTGTTTGGCATTCTATTTCTATGTATTCAGGCAGTAATGATGCGCTCATTCAATGGTGGTGGGGGCATAATGCGGTCGCTTTTGTCTTTACGAGTGGGGTGATTGGCACGATTTATTATTTCTTGCCTAAAGAGAGCGGTCAGCCTATCTTCTCTTACAAACTCACTTTGTTTTCCTTTTGGAGCTTGATGTTTGTTTATATTTGGGCGGGCGGGCACCATTTGATTTATTCCACCGTGCCTGATTGGGTGCAAACCCTTTCTAGCGTGTTTTCAGTGGTGTTGATCTTGCCTTCGTGGGGGACAGCTATTAACATGCTTTTAACGATGAGGGGCCAATGGCACCAGCTCAAAGAAAGCCCTTTGATCAAATTCTTAGTTTTGGCTTCAACTTTCTACATGCTTTCCACTTTAGAAGGCTCTATTCAAGCCATCAAGAGCGTGAACGCCTTAGCCCACTTCACCGATTGGATTGTAGGGCATGTGCATGACGGCGTACTTGGGTGGGTAGGCTTCACTTTGATTGCGAGCATGTATCACATGACGCCTAGGCTTTTCAAAAGAGAGATTTATTCAGGCAGGCTTGTGGATTTCCAATTTTGGATCATGACTTTAGGGATTGTGCTTTACTTTTCGTCCATGTGGATTGCAGGGATCACGCAAGGGATGATGTGGAGGGATGTGGATCAGTATGGGAATCTCACTTACCAGTTCATTGACACGGTTAAGGTGTTAATCCCTTATTACAATATTAGAGGCGTTGGGGGTCTTATGTATTTTGTTGGATTTATTATCTTTGCCTACAATATTTTTATGACAATCACAGCAGGCAAAAAATTAGAGCGTGAGCCCAATTACGCCACGCCTATGTCTAGATAG
- a CDS encoding menaquinone biosynthesis family protein — protein sequence MISVAHSPDADDIFMYYAIKFGWIDCPIKNKTFKNIALDIETLNQEALKNTYDVSAISFGLYPKIANDYALLPTATSFGNGYGPKLVKKKGVKLKKDFRVALSGEHTTNALLFKIYYKHARITYMNFLDIEKAVLEGSVHAGVLIHENILDFHDELEVEKELWDVWKELIEVDLPLPLGGMAIRRSIPLYRAILIKKALIKAVEAALKHQNLLSSMLLERSLIRVNKERLRTYLSLYANETSTHLSEVQILAIDKLFELGYQHGFYTNLLKTKDCLLTDEYLKYRFS from the coding sequence TTGATTAGTGTCGCTCATAGCCCTGATGCTGATGATATTTTCATGTATTATGCGATTAAGTTTGGCTGGATAGATTGCCCCATTAAGAATAAAACATTCAAAAACATTGCCCTTGATATTGAAACCCTAAACCAAGAAGCCCTAAAAAACACTTACGATGTGAGCGCAATCAGCTTTGGGCTATACCCTAAAATTGCAAACGATTATGCTTTGCTCCCTACAGCGACGAGCTTTGGGAACGGCTATGGGCCTAAATTAGTGAAAAAAAAGGGCGTGAAATTGAAAAAAGATTTTAGAGTCGCATTAAGCGGGGAGCACACCACCAACGCCCTTTTGTTTAAGATCTATTACAAACATGCGCGCATCACTTACATGAATTTTTTGGACATTGAAAAAGCGGTGCTTGAAGGGAGCGTGCATGCGGGCGTGCTCATCCATGAAAATATCTTGGATTTCCATGATGAATTAGAAGTGGAAAAAGAATTGTGGGATGTTTGGAAAGAACTCATTGAAGTGGATTTACCCTTACCTTTAGGGGGCATGGCGATTAGGCGCTCTATCCCCTTGTATCGTGCGATTTTGATTAAAAAGGCTTTGATTAAAGCGGTTGAAGCCGCGCTAAAACACCAAAATTTGCTCTCTAGCATGCTGTTAGAGCGTTCGCTCATTCGTGTCAATAAAGAGCGCTTACGAACTTATTTAAGCTTGTATGCGAACGAAACTTCAACGCACTTAAGTGAGGTTCAAATTCTCGCCATAGACAAGCTTTTTGAATTGGGCTATCAGCACGGATTTTACACTAACTTGTTAAAGACTAAAGATTGCTTGCTCACTGATGAATATTTAAAATACCGCTTTTCTTAA
- the eno gene encoding phosphopyruvate hydratase: MLTIKDIHALEVMDSRGNPTIQASVVLSDNTKASAIVPSGASTGKREALELRDNDKTRFLGKGVLRACENVNSVIKHHLIGLEATSQAFVDERLRALDGTPNYANLGANAVLGVSMALARASAKALNLPLYRYLGGANALTLPVPMLNIINGGTHANNSIDFQEYMIMPLGFESFKEALRASAEVYHTLKKLLDEKNQLTSVGDEGGFAPNFNNNVEPLEAISQAIEKAGYKLGEEIALALDVASSELVDEHFNYHLKGENKILDSHELVAYYKELVAKYPIVSIEDGLSEDDWEGWAFLSKELGRQIQLVGDDLFVTNANILQKGIEKNIANAILIKPNQIGTISETLETIRLAKHHAYQCVMSHRSGESEDSFIADFAVALNTGEIKTGSTARSERIAKYNRLLEIEHELKGGIYIGKELFKHG; the protein is encoded by the coding sequence ATGCTAACCATTAAAGATATTCATGCTTTAGAAGTGATGGATAGTAGGGGCAATCCTACCATTCAAGCCAGCGTGGTTTTAAGCGATAATACTAAGGCGAGCGCGATTGTGCCTAGCGGGGCGAGCACCGGTAAAAGAGAAGCGTTAGAATTAAGGGATAATGACAAAACCCGTTTTTTGGGTAAAGGGGTTTTAAGGGCATGCGAAAATGTCAATAGCGTGATCAAACACCATTTAATAGGGCTTGAAGCGACTAGTCAAGCCTTTGTGGATGAGAGGTTAAGGGCTTTAGACGGCACGCCTAATTACGCTAATTTAGGGGCGAACGCTGTTTTGGGCGTTTCTATGGCGTTAGCAAGGGCTAGCGCGAAGGCTTTAAATCTGCCATTATACCGCTATTTAGGGGGGGCTAACGCTCTGACTTTGCCTGTGCCAATGCTCAATATCATCAACGGCGGAACGCATGCGAATAATTCCATAGACTTTCAAGAATACATGATCATGCCTTTAGGGTTTGAGAGTTTTAAAGAAGCCTTAAGAGCGAGCGCAGAAGTCTATCACACGCTTAAAAAACTTTTAGATGAAAAGAATCAGCTCACAAGCGTGGGCGATGAGGGGGGTTTTGCGCCTAATTTTAACAACAATGTAGAACCCCTTGAAGCCATTTCTCAAGCCATTGAAAAAGCCGGCTATAAATTAGGCGAAGAAATCGCGCTCGCTTTAGATGTAGCGAGCAGTGAGTTAGTGGATGAACATTTCAATTACCATTTAAAGGGTGAAAATAAGATTCTAGATTCGCATGAATTAGTGGCTTATTATAAAGAGTTGGTGGCAAAATACCCGATTGTATCCATTGAAGATGGTTTGAGCGAAGACGATTGGGAGGGTTGGGCGTTTTTAAGCAAGGAATTAGGGCGTCAAATCCAGTTAGTGGGCGATGATTTGTTTGTAACGAACGCAAACATTTTACAAAAAGGCATTGAAAAAAACATTGCGAACGCCATTTTGATCAAACCCAATCAAATCGGCACCATTAGTGAAACTTTGGAAACCATAAGGTTAGCCAAACACCATGCCTATCAATGCGTGATGAGCCATAGAAGCGGGGAGAGTGAAGACAGCTTTATCGCTGATTTTGCAGTCGCGCTCAATACGGGAGAAATTAAAACCGGATCCACCGCAAGGAGCGAAAGGATCGCCAAATACAACCGCCTTTTAGAGATTGAGCATGAATTAAAAGGGGGGATTTATATCGGTAAAGAGTTGTTTAAGCATGGCTAG
- a CDS encoding DASS family sodium-coupled anion symporter, whose product MTKQILSILAPFFIATLLYFLGAPDGLNPNAWLYFCIFMGMIIGLVLEPVPSGLVALSALVLCVALKIGASDEVASANKAISWGLSGYANKTVWLVFVAFILGLGYEKSLLGKRIALLLIRFLGQTPLGLGYAIGLSELCLAPFIPSNSARSGGILYPIVSSIPPLMGSAPNNNPDKIGAYLMWVALASTCITSSMFLTALAPNPLAMEIATKMGVNEISWFSWFLAFLPCGVVLILLAPLLAYKTCKPTLKGSKEVSLWAKKELEGMGRFSLKEILMLSLTLLALLGWIFSKPLGLHASATALIVMVLMAFCKIVSYEDIIKNKSAFNIFLLLGSLLTMAGGLKNVGFLNFIGNAAKNFLEHANLDPLIAVLFIIALFYLFHYFFASITAHVSALFALFVGIGSHIQGVNLQELSLFLMLSLGIMGILTPYGTGPSTIYYGSGYISSKDFWKWGFIFGMVYLIVFLSVCVPWVKLIAYRWL is encoded by the coding sequence ATGACTAAACAAATTCTCTCAATCCTTGCCCCTTTTTTTATCGCAACGCTATTGTATTTTTTAGGCGCACCAGATGGGTTAAACCCTAACGCATGGCTTTATTTTTGTATTTTCATGGGCATGATTATAGGGCTAGTTTTAGAGCCGGTGCCATCAGGTTTAGTGGCATTGAGCGCGTTAGTGTTGTGCGTGGCGTTAAAAATTGGAGCGAGCGATGAAGTAGCGAGCGCTAATAAGGCTATTTCGTGGGGTTTGAGCGGGTATGCGAATAAAACGGTGTGGCTTGTGTTTGTCGCTTTTATTTTGGGTTTAGGGTATGAAAAAAGCTTGTTAGGGAAACGGATCGCTCTTTTACTCATTAGGTTTTTAGGGCAAACCCCTTTAGGTTTAGGCTATGCGATTGGTTTGAGCGAATTGTGTCTTGCCCCCTTTATCCCTAGCAACTCCGCTAGAAGTGGGGGCATACTCTATCCAATCGTTTCATCTATCCCGCCTTTAATGGGATCTGCTCCAAATAATAACCCTGACAAGATCGGCGCGTATTTGATGTGGGTCGCTTTGGCTTCAACTTGCATCACTTCGTCCATGTTTTTAACCGCGCTCGCTCCTAACCCCCTAGCAATGGAAATCGCTACCAAAATGGGCGTGAATGAAATCTCATGGTTTTCGTGGTTTTTAGCGTTCTTGCCTTGTGGGGTGGTTTTGATCTTGCTTGCGCCTTTATTAGCGTATAAAACCTGCAAACCCACCTTAAAAGGCTCAAAAGAAGTGAGTTTGTGGGCTAAAAAAGAATTAGAGGGCATGGGGAGGTTTTCTTTAAAAGAAATTTTAATGCTCAGCCTCACTTTACTAGCTTTATTGGGTTGGATTTTTAGCAAACCTTTAGGCTTGCATGCGAGCGCGACGGCTTTGATTGTCATGGTTTTAATGGCGTTTTGCAAGATTGTAAGCTATGAAGACATCATTAAAAACAAGAGCGCGTTCAACATTTTTTTATTGCTTGGATCGCTACTCACGATGGCTGGCGGGCTTAAAAATGTAGGGTTTTTAAACTTTATCGGCAATGCGGCTAAAAATTTTTTAGAGCATGCTAACTTGGATCCGTTAATAGCGGTCTTGTTTATTATAGCCCTCTTTTATCTGTTTCATTATTTTTTCGCAAGCATCACCGCTCATGTGAGCGCGTTATTTGCGCTTTTTGTAGGGATTGGTTCGCACATTCAAGGGGTCAATTTGCAAGAATTGAGCTTGTTTTTAATGCTTTCTTTAGGGATTATGGGGATTTTAACCCCCTATGGCACAGGCCCATCCACCATTTATTACGGGAGCGGGTATATTTCAAGCAAGGATTTTTGGAAATGGGGGTTTATTTTTGGTATGGTGTATTTGATCGTGTTTTTAAGCGTGTGCGTGCCTTGGGTTAAACTCATCGCTTATAGGTGGTTGTAG
- a CDS encoding cytochrome c oxidase, cbb3-type, CcoQ subunit — protein sequence MDLESLRGFAYAFFTILFTLFLYAYIFSMYRKQKKGVVDYERYGYLALNDALEDELIEPRHKEVHDKGIKES from the coding sequence ATGGATTTAGAAAGTTTGAGAGGTTTTGCGTATGCGTTTTTCACTATTCTTTTTACGCTCTTTTTGTACGCTTATATTTTTAGCATGTATAGAAAGCAAAAAAAGGGTGTCGTGGATTATGAGCGATACGGGTATTTAGCGTTAAATGATGCTTTAGAAGATGAGTTGATTGAACCACGCCATAAAGAAGTTCATGATAAGGGCATAAAGGAAAGTTGA
- the recA gene encoding recombinase RecA, with translation MAIDEDKQKAISLAIKQIDKVFGKGALVRLGDKQVEKIDAISTGSLGLDLALGIGGVPKGRIIEIYGPESSGKTTLSLHIIAECQKNGGVCAFIDAEHALDVYYAKRLGVDTENLLVSQPSTGEEALEILETITRSGGIDLVVVDSVAALTPKAEIDGDMGDQHVGLQARLMSHALRKITGVLHKMNTTLVFINQIRMKIGMMGYGSPETTTGGNALKFYASVRIDIRRIAALKQNEQHIGNRAKAKVVKNKVAPPFREAEFDIMFGEGISKEGEIIDYGVKLDIVDKSGAWLSYQDKKLGQGRENAKALLKEDKALANEITLKIKESIGSNEEIMPLPDEPLEEME, from the coding sequence ATGGCAATAGATGAAGACAAACAAAAAGCGATTTCTTTAGCGATCAAACAAATTGATAAGGTTTTTGGTAAGGGGGCGTTGGTGCGCCTTGGGGATAAGCAAGTAGAAAAGATTGACGCTATTTCTACAGGCTCGTTAGGGTTGGATCTGGCTTTAGGGATTGGGGGCGTTCCAAAGGGCAGGATCATTGAAATTTATGGGCCAGAGTCAAGTGGGAAGACCACTTTAAGCTTGCATATTATTGCAGAATGCCAAAAAAATGGCGGCGTGTGCGCGTTCATTGACGCTGAGCATGCCCTAGACGTGTATTATGCTAAGAGATTGGGTGTGGATACGGAAAATCTACTCGTTTCCCAACCAAGCACAGGCGAAGAAGCTTTAGAGATTTTAGAAACGATCACCAGAAGCGGAGGGATTGATTTGGTGGTGGTGGATTCGGTGGCGGCTCTTACGCCTAAAGCGGAGATTGATGGGGATATGGGCGATCAGCATGTGGGCTTGCAAGCAAGGCTTATGAGCCATGCGTTAAGGAAAATCACCGGTGTTTTGCACAAGATGAACACTACTCTCGTTTTTATTAATCAAATCAGGATGAAGATTGGCATGATGGGTTATGGGAGTCCAGAGACCACAACCGGAGGTAACGCTTTAAAATTCTATGCGAGCGTTAGGATTGATATTAGAAGGATTGCGGCTTTAAAACAAAACGAACAGCATATCGGTAACAGAGCTAAAGCCAAAGTGGTTAAAAATAAAGTCGCTCCGCCCTTTAGAGAAGCGGAATTTGACATCATGTTTGGGGAAGGGATTTCTAAAGAGGGCGAAATCATTGACTATGGCGTGAAATTAGACATTGTGGATAAGAGCGGGGCATGGCTTAGTTATCAGGATAAAAAGTTAGGGCAAGGCCGAGAAAACGCTAAAGCCCTACTGAAAGAAGATAAAGCCCTAGCGAATGAAATCACTCTTAAGATTAAAGAGAGTATTGGTTCTAATGAAGAGATCATGCCCTTACCGGATGAGCCTTTAGAAGAAATGGAATAA
- a CDS encoding AMIN domain-containing protein, producing the protein MLKKMIGLVVVLSVLLARDNPFESEINSKNLQGGFNGIYDSYFKEIHVDLPTSARILKQITLTYQDIDGSIHSKVVGIDKSIDWHYPLKLSQHTLNQDAFEKRYQIQDFDFLMANNTMILRSPYKILRSFVLVNPYRIVLDTQKGPLDIYQNMDLNQKFFSQIKVGTHKDYYRITLILDGKYRYLLEEKNGAYELKLK; encoded by the coding sequence GTGTTAAAAAAGATGATAGGTTTGGTGGTGGTTTTAAGCGTTTTATTGGCTAGAGACAACCCTTTTGAGTCTGAAATCAATTCCAAGAATTTGCAAGGGGGCTTTAATGGGATCTATGACAGCTATTTTAAAGAAATCCATGTGGATTTGCCCACGAGCGCTAGGATTTTAAAACAAATCACGCTCACTTACCAGGATATTGATGGCTCTATCCATTCTAAAGTCGTGGGCATTGATAAAAGCATTGATTGGCATTACCCCTTAAAACTCTCCCAACACACCCTTAATCAAGACGCCTTTGAAAAACGCTACCAGATCCAAGATTTTGATTTTTTAATGGCAAACAACACGATGATTTTGCGTTCCCCTTATAAAATTTTGCGCTCTTTTGTGCTGGTCAATCCTTATAGAATCGTGTTAGACACGCAAAAAGGCCCTTTGGATATTTATCAAAACATGGATTTAAACCAGAAATTTTTTTCTCAAATTAAAGTCGGCACGCACAAAGATTATTACCGCATCACGCTCATTTTAGACGGGAAATACCGCTATCTTTTGGAAGAAAAAAATGGGGCGTATGAATTAAAATTGAAATAA
- the ccoP gene encoding cytochrome-c oxidase, cbb3-type subunit III, whose amino-acid sequence MDFLNDHINVFGLIAALVILVLTIYESSSLIKEMRDSKSQGELVENGHLIDGIGEFANNVPVGWIASFMCTIVWAFWYFFFGYPLNSFSQIGQYNEEVKAHNQKFEAKWKHLGQKELVDMGQGIFLVHCSQCHGITAEGLHGSAQNLVRWGKEEGIMDTIKHGSKGMDYLAGEMPAMELDEKDAKAIASYVMAEISSVKKTKNPQLIDKGKELFESMGCTGCHGNDGKGLQENQVFAADLTAYGTENFLRNILTHGKKGNIGHMPSFKYKNFSDLQVKALAEFIQSLKPLED is encoded by the coding sequence ATGGATTTTTTAAACGACCATATAAATGTTTTTGGCTTGATTGCAGCGCTTGTGATTTTAGTTTTAACCATCTATGAATCCAGTTCGCTCATTAAAGAAATGCGCGACAGCAAATCTCAAGGTGAGCTTGTAGAAAATGGGCATTTGATTGATGGGATAGGGGAGTTTGCCAATAATGTGCCAGTAGGCTGGATCGCAAGCTTTATGTGCACGATTGTGTGGGCTTTTTGGTATTTTTTCTTTGGGTATCCGCTGAATAGCTTTTCTCAAATCGGGCAATACAATGAAGAGGTTAAAGCACACAACCAAAAATTTGAAGCCAAATGGAAGCATTTGGGTCAAAAGGAATTGGTGGATATGGGGCAAGGCATCTTTTTAGTCCATTGTTCGCAATGCCATGGCATCACCGCTGAGGGCTTGCATGGGAGCGCTCAAAATCTGGTGCGATGGGGTAAAGAAGAGGGCATTATGGATACCATTAAGCATGGCTCTAAAGGCATGGATTATCTCGCTGGGGAAATGCCTGCTATGGAATTGGACGAAAAAGACGCTAAAGCGATTGCGAGCTATGTGATGGCAGAAATTTCTAGCGTTAAAAAAACCAAAAACCCTCAACTCATTGATAAGGGCAAGGAGCTGTTTGAAAGCATGGGTTGCACAGGCTGTCATGGCAATGATGGTAAGGGCTTGCAAGAAAATCAAGTGTTTGCGGCCGATTTGACCGCTTACGGCACAGAGAATTTTTTGAGAAATATCTTAACGCATGGCAAAAAGGGCAATATAGGGCATATGCCATCATTCAAATATAAAAACTTTAGCGATTTGCAAGTTAAAGCGTTAGCCGAATTTATCCAATCGCTAAAACCCTTAGAAGATTAA
- a CDS encoding shikimate kinase, whose translation MQHLVLIGFMGSGKSSLAQELGLALKLEVLDTDMIISERVGLSVREIFEELGEDNFRMFEKNLIDELKTLKTPHVISTGGGIVMHENLKGLGTTFYLKMDFETLIKRLNQKEREKRPLLNDLTQAKELFEKRQALYEKNASFIIDARGGLNNSLKQVLQFIA comes from the coding sequence ATGCAGCATTTAGTCTTAATCGGTTTTATGGGGAGCGGTAAAAGCTCTTTAGCGCAAGAATTGGGGCTTGCTTTGAAATTGGAAGTGTTGGATACGGATATGATCATTAGCGAGAGGGTGGGCTTGAGCGTGAGAGAAATTTTTGAAGAGCTTGGCGAAGACAATTTCAGGATGTTTGAAAAAAATTTGATTGATGAATTAAAAACGCTCAAAACCCCCCATGTTATTTCTACCGGTGGGGGCATTGTGATGCATGAAAATCTTAAGGGTTTAGGCACAACTTTTTACCTCAAAATGGATTTTGAGACCTTGATTAAGCGTTTGAATCAAAAAGAAAGGGAAAAACGCCCCCTTTTGAATGATCTCACTCAAGCCAAAGAACTTTTTGAAAAACGCCAAGCCCTCTATGAAAAAAACGCCTCCTTTATCATTGATGCAAGAGGTGGTTTAAATAATTCTTTAAAACAAGTGCTACAATTCATCGCATAA
- a CDS encoding PDC sensor domain-containing protein, producing the protein MLSRDIVQYSKIRTELYAYLTYLFSHNIRNHLPEITLDYLNKQIRKMHAEIKMAKSFFVLDAKGMLILKPSQLKEQGHKEGILEHDLTEGIELESHASFSDKYYFYQAVSEKRCILTDPYPSKKGNHLVVSASYPVYDQNNDLAFVVCLQIPLRVAIEISSPSKYFKTFSEGSMVMYFMISIMLTLVSLLLFVKCISSFWTAIVNFSSFDIKEVFHPIVLLTLALATFDLVKAIFEEEVLGKNSGDNHHAIHRTMIRFLGSIIIALAIEALMLVFKFSVSEPDKITYAVYLAIGVAVLLISLAIYVKFAYSVLPKRER; encoded by the coding sequence ATGTTAAGTAGAGACATTGTCCAATATTCCAAGATCCGCACCGAGTTATACGCTTATCTTACCTATTTGTTTTCGCACAATATCCGCAACCATCTCCCTGAAATCACTTTGGATTATTTAAACAAACAGATCAGAAAAATGCACGCTGAAATCAAAATGGCAAAAAGTTTTTTTGTGTTAGACGCTAAGGGCATGCTAATTCTTAAGCCAAGCCAACTTAAAGAGCAGGGGCATAAGGAAGGGATATTAGAGCATGATTTAACAGAAGGGATTGAATTAGAATCGCATGCCAGCTTTAGCGATAAATACTATTTTTATCAAGCCGTGAGTGAAAAGCGTTGCATTTTAACAGATCCCTATCCTTCTAAAAAAGGAAACCATTTAGTAGTGAGCGCATCTTACCCGGTGTATGATCAAAATAATGATCTAGCGTTTGTGGTGTGCTTGCAAATCCCTTTGAGGGTGGCGATTGAAATCAGCTCGCCTTCAAAGTATTTTAAAACCTTTAGCGAAGGGAGCATGGTCATGTATTTTATGATTTCTATCATGCTCACTTTAGTGTCGCTGCTTTTATTTGTGAAATGCATTTCTAGCTTTTGGACAGCGATTGTCAATTTTAGCAGTTTTGATATTAAAGAAGTGTTCCACCCTATCGTGCTTTTAACCTTAGCTTTAGCCACCTTTGATTTGGTCAAGGCGATTTTTGAAGAGGAAGTGTTGGGTAAAAATAGTGGGGATAATCACCATGCGATCCACCGCACGATGATCAGGTTTTTAGGCTCTATCATTATCGCATTAGCCATTGAGGCGTTAATGCTCGTGTTTAAATTCAGCGTGAGCGAACCGGATAAAATCACTTATGCGGTGTATTTGGCTATCGGCGTGGCAGTGCTTTTGATAAGTTTAGCGATTTACGTTAAATTCGCCTATAGCGTGTTGCCCAAACGAGAACGCTAA
- a CDS encoding DUF4006 family protein — protein MKFLNGLAGNLLIVVILLCVAVFFTLKAIHIQKEQATNYYRYKDINALEMKNTQNRANYELVNQGSKK, from the coding sequence ATGAAATTTTTAAACGGATTAGCAGGGAATTTACTGATTGTGGTTATTTTATTGTGTGTAGCCGTTTTTTTTACGCTCAAAGCGATCCATATCCAAAAAGAGCAAGCCACCAATTATTACCGCTATAAGGATATTAACGCTTTAGAGATGAAAAACACCCAAAACCGGGCTAATTATGAATTGGTCAATCAAGGGAGTAAAAAATGA